From the genome of Deinococcus sp. JMULE3, one region includes:
- a CDS encoding GGDEF domain-containing protein, with product MILLGLAVVVFLNVLERRVGGSNLYVQVVLPVTMTTALFSLGWLVRGRPLEVPERLMFFTVNVQVFAQALLEETERVVPAGGTDLLYWSVVVNVMLGYLIFPNRLAGLYSVALFVFSAGVPWVGVALRGGGVSPDLPRLQLTVGIVLLFTHALSWYRGQFAAQQSEVRVMARLAFTDLLTDLPNRRGMYPAVEALIGSGGAAMLLDLDHFKRVNDAFGHQVGDEVLAWAARLLEAQLPPGGRVGRWGGEEFLMTLPGLDGPGAAARAEAVCAAFRSQSVEGVGW from the coding sequence GTGATTCTTCTTGGGCTGGCAGTGGTGGTGTTCCTGAACGTGCTGGAGCGCCGCGTGGGTGGGTCGAACCTGTACGTGCAGGTGGTGTTGCCGGTGACGATGACCACGGCGCTGTTCAGTCTGGGGTGGCTGGTGCGGGGGCGGCCGCTGGAGGTGCCGGAGCGGCTGATGTTCTTCACGGTGAACGTGCAGGTGTTCGCGCAGGCGCTGCTGGAGGAAACGGAGCGGGTGGTTCCGGCGGGCGGGACGGACCTGCTGTACTGGTCGGTGGTGGTGAACGTCATGCTGGGGTACCTGATCTTCCCGAACCGGCTGGCGGGGCTGTACAGCGTGGCACTGTTCGTGTTCAGTGCGGGCGTGCCGTGGGTGGGGGTGGCGTTGCGGGGTGGGGGCGTGTCGCCGGACCTGCCGCGGCTGCAGTTGACGGTAGGGATCGTGCTGCTGTTCACGCATGCGCTGTCGTGGTACCGGGGGCAGTTCGCGGCGCAGCAGAGTGAGGTGCGGGTCATGGCGCGGCTGGCGTTCACGGATCTGCTGACGGACCTGCCGAACCGGCGGGGAATGTACCCGGCGGTGGAGGCGTTGATCGGGTCGGGGGGCGCGGCGATGCTGCTGGACCTGGATCATTTCAAGCGGGTGAACGATGCGTTCGGGCATCAGGTGGGGGATGAGGTGCTGGCGTGGGCGGCGCGGCTGCTGGAGGCGCAGTTGCCGCCGGGGGGTCGGGTGGGCCGCTGGGGTGGCGAGGAGTTCCTGATGACCCTGCCGGGCCTGGATGGTCCGGGCGCGGCGGCGCGGGCGGAGGCGGTGTGCGCCGCGTTCCGGTCGCAGTCTGTGGAGGGGGTGGGGTGGTGA